A window from Schistosoma haematobium chromosome 3, whole genome shotgun sequence encodes these proteins:
- a CDS encoding hypothetical protein (SECRETED:SignalP(1-19)), which translates to MCLLFAIILYSLLCVKVNSQGKIVNRTSEIREFRNSKQDNDHREMVTRDNTTKHSREKNEDSHSSTSGDFGFQSSQRKFQLKYSNRKRSDIYTTGYQTFLGKRRRGSKSHVKTIFRKRSGYDRNGQKKRTTTFESYGEADSFDRKKIRDVFDVNGYISEGRKRSKLGGYIQEEQHAFMSGGHKSQASRNSRKSSEDGSHTESDTRDQSSTAQHLEGIHRFAKSTPP; encoded by the coding sequence ATGTGTTTGTTATTTGCAATTATTCTATACTCACTTCTATGTGTAAAAGTTAACAGTCAAGGAAAAATAGTTAATCGCACGTCCGAAATACGTGAATTTCGAAACTCAAAACAGGATAATGACCACAGGGAAATGGTTACAAGAGATAACACAACTAAACATTCTCGGGAAAAAAATGAAGATTCACATTCAAGTACAAGTGGCGATTTCGGATTCCAATCTTCACAACGAAAATTCCAACTGAAATACTCAAATCGAAAAAGAAGTGATATTTATACTACCGGTTACCAAACATTCCTCGGAAAACGTAGACGAGGCAGTAAATCACATGTGAAAACCATATTCAGAAAACGTTCTGGCTACGATCGCAATGGTCAAAAGAAACGAACTACCACATTCGAAAGTTATGGTGAGGCAGACAGTTTCGATAGAAAGAAAATACGTGATGTGTTCGATGTGAATGGATATATTTCGGAGGGTCGGAAGCGTAGTAAACTCGGTGGATACATCCAAGAAGAACAACATGCGTTTATGTCAGGTGGACATAAGTCGCAAGCTTCTCGAAACAGTAGGAAATCTAGTGAGGACGGAAGTCACACTGAAAGTGACACTCGTGATCAAAGTTCTACTGCTCAACATCTTGAAGGAATTCATAGGTTTGCAAAGAGTACCCCACCGTGA
- a CDS encoding hypothetical protein (SECRETED:SignalP(1-17)), with protein MKIIILISFIFLPTILNQDINEKSDFFHSNDSRSTTTNSDLRSRKGNTNGEKKKGSFGGEFDLSWLSGNSNQRYAFKEEGEANAKGNFNRHGRGEYDSMSTRSSRFKVKGSIDKYGKRTFLYSKLRRGGKRRSYSKRFSVDNFDINGDVHYKRKSMGLGSDSESAKHIKIKVTSDSDSDRENSHETENSKSRNKRSDSQMETTTRRNTSLSISDERRR; from the coding sequence ATGAAGATAATCATATTGATATCGTTCATTTTCTTACCTACCATACTAAACCAAGACATAAACGAGAAATCAGACTTTTTCCATAGTAATGATTCCAGGTCTACAACAACAAACAGCGATTTGAGATCCCGCAAAGGTAACACGAATGGTGAAAAGAAAAAGGGCTCATTTGGTGGTGAATTCGACTTGTCGTGGTTATCAGGAAATTCAAATCAAAGATATGCATTTAAAGAAGAGGGAGAAGCAAATGCTAAAGGTAATTTCAATAGACATGGACGAGGGGAATATGACAGTATGTCAACTCGTTCATCCAGATTCAAGGTGAAGGGTTCAATTGACAAGTATGGAAAACGCACATTCCTATATTCCAAGTTGAGAAGAGGTGGAAAACGAAGGAGTTACTCGAAAAGATTTTCCGTCGACAATTTCGATATCAATGGTGATGTGCATTATAAACGTAAAAGTATGGGATTAGGATCAGACAGTGAAAGTGCTAAACATATCAAAATAAAGGTCACTTCTGATAGTGATTCTGATCGGGAAAATTCACATGAAACTGAAAATAGTAAATCGAGAAATAAACGTAGTGATTCACAAATGGAAACTACTACTCGTCGGAATACTTCCCTATCTATATCTGATGAACGTAGAAGGTAG
- a CDS encoding hypothetical protein (EggNog:ENOG41KOG1721~COG:S~SECRETED:SignalP(1-22)) — protein sequence MKYTYLLLISIILSLFITFIKADNDYDNDNQNKHSYHHNHKRNYQSKNVDSKSKQYSYNKEKSNNNDEHLERNKKSIRPRDHNYAYRNNQIKSRGNSAKSGSYSESTYFALHTGTDRYGRRKYYSRFQTRGRSNGYRKNMFFNIFDVTGGIKMTQNKNQLTKSEKKDSYIKKNYINNKDYNDNTNEKPEYPESPVFKDGYRSLDKNLTTNYGNSTNASIPLTGK from the coding sequence atgaaatacacatatttactacttatatccattatattatcactatttataacatttattaaagctgataatgattatgataatgataatcagAATAAACATTCATATCATCACAATCATAAAAGAAACTATCAATCTAAGAATGTCGATAGTAAATCAAAACAATATTCatataacaaagaaaaaagtaataataatgatgaacatcttgaaagaaataaaaaatctATTCGTCCTAGAGATCATAATTATGCATATcggaataatcaaataaaatctCGTGGTAATAGTGCAAAAAGTGGCAGTTATTCAGAAAGTACATATTTCGCATTACATACTGGAACAGATAGATATGGTCGAAGAAAGTATTATTCACGATTTCAAACACGTGGACGATCAAATGGTTATCGTAAAAATatgttttttaatatttttgatgTAACCGGTGGTATTAAAATGACACAGAATAAAAATCAGTTGACAAAATCCGAAAAAAAAGATAGTtacataaaaaaaaattatattaataataaagattataatgATAACACGAATGAAAAGCCGGAATATCCAGAATCACCTGTTTTCAAAGATGGATACAGGTCATTAGACAAAAACCTTACTACTAATTATGGAAACTCGACTAATGCATCAATTCCATTAACCGGTAAATAA
- a CDS encoding hypothetical protein (EggNog:ENOG410NBPA~COG:S) gives MVNNDVVALCTSIPIDKCIDFVNDLLENENTLSSRCPLSISSIMKSLKLFLNSTIFIFTGTFNKQTKGVALGSPVSPIVANLFMSPIESYIFASNNRLCICRRYVHNTFFII, from the coding sequence ATGGTAAACAATGATGTTGTAGCTTTATGCACTAGTATTCCAATTGATAAATGCATAGACTTCGTGAATGATTTACTAGAGAATGAAAATACTCTATCTAGCAGATGTCCATTAAGCATTAGTTCAATCATGAAATCGCTCAAACTGTTCTTGAATTCAACAATATTCATTTTCACAGGGActttcaataaacaaacaaaaggaGTAGCCTTGGGATCTCCAGTATCGCCGATTGTTGCCAATTTATTTATGTCTCCAATTGAGTCTTATATTTTTGCCAGTAACAACAGACTATGCATCTGTCGCAGATATGTACATAAcacatttttcattatttaa
- a CDS encoding hypothetical protein (SECRETED:SignalP(1-21)), whose amino-acid sequence MEIKMKLMFLIYLIHVTTAQGQTFRNENTVDDERKTSETESERSTRETGSEFERRKSGQTGLETVTMTGTSRSQYKHRKQGQVKAVGKFRSRGMGRYGLVSSESTYYVIEGKFDRYGRKRPTKSNFKTRGKEKKYSKKIVDNQFDIKGGLIEERKYKRTGDYQANGTHVYIDLQSDRQKSMSSKIKTEEDKSNEKKTEEQRSFNRTTVNSFNGPGR is encoded by the coding sequence AtggaaattaaaatgaaattaatgtttCTAATTTATCTGATACATGTAACAACAGCTCAAGGGCAAACATTTAGGAACGAAAATACCGTCGATGATGAAAGAAAAACCAGTGAAACAGAAAGCGAACGAAGTACAAGGGAAACGGGATCGGAATTCGAACGACGCAAGTCTGGCCAAACAGGTTTGGAGACAGTGACGATGACTGGAACTTCTAGATCTCAATATAAACACAGAAAACAAGGACAGGTCAAAGCTGTTGGAAAATTCCGTTCACGTGGAATGGGTAGATACGGTTTAGTGTCATCGGAATCTACATATTATGTAATTGAAGGCAAGTTCGATAGATATGGTCGAAAGAGACCTACTAAGTCGAACTTCAAAACTcgtggaaaagaaaaaaaatattctaaAAAAATTGTTGATAATCAATTCGATATTAAAGGTGGTTTAATTGAAGAACGTAAATATAAACGAACTGGTGATtatcaagcgaatggtactcaTGTTTATATTGATCTTCAGTCTGATCGCCAGAAATCTATGTCTTCAAAAATAAAAACGGAAGAAGACAAAAGTAACGAAAAGAAAACGGAGGAACAACGTTCGTTTAACAGAACCACAGTAAATTCTTTCAATGGTCCTGGAAGATAA